A single genomic interval of Falco cherrug isolate bFalChe1 chromosome 8, bFalChe1.pri, whole genome shotgun sequence harbors:
- the HBEGF gene encoding proheparin-binding EGF-like growth factor: MDGRAVLVHALLAAVCSVAAGGLGRAELHNEVLHKGGGGAPATAPLLAGSPAKEGVGAASGDDLSDLPRVAFLSKPQGLVTPKKKGNGNKRRKGKGLGKKRDPCLRKYKDFCIHGECKYIRELGAPSCICQPGYHGERCHGLLLPVEHPPSAYDHTTALAVVAVILSSLCLIIIAALLMLRCHKRGVYNVENEEKIKLGIAVSH; the protein is encoded by the exons ATGGACGGGCGGGCGGTGCTGGTCCACGCGCTGCTGGCGGCAG TGTGCTCggtggcggcgggcgggctgggcCGTGCCGAGCTGCACAACGAGGTGCTGCACaagggcggcggcggggccccggcCACGGCCCCGCTGCTCGCCGGCAGCCCAGCGAAGGAGGGCGTCGGAGCGGCGTCGGGGGACGACCTCAGCGACCTGCCGAGAG TTGCTTTCCTGTCAAAGCCTCAGGGCCTGGTTACTCCCAAGAAAAAAGGGAATgggaataaaagaagaaaaggcaaaggcctggggaagaagagagacCCGTGCCTGCGGAAGTACAAGGATTTCTGTATTCACGGCGAATGCAAATACATCAGAGAGCTGGGAGCTCCCTCCTGCAT ATGCCAGCCAGGATACCATGGAGAGAGATGCCATGGCCTTTTGCTGCCTGTGGAGCACCCCCCCAGTGCATATGACCACACTACAGCACTGGCTGTTGTTGCTGTCATCCTGTCCTCCCTGTGTCTCATCATCATCGCAGCCCTGCTGATGCTCAG GTGTCACAAGAGGGGTGTCTACAATgtagaaaatgaagagaaaatcaAGCTGGGCATCGCTGTGAGTCACTGA
- the SLC4A9 gene encoding anion exchange protein 4: MPVTAGAGGHDSHKPGAASVALQMTDTHPLPRSEGCNPEAPYQAFGCSIFPSSMAPVAKQVSAALQMEEMGDTSRPLLFIQLNQLLSTPAGLEWRETARWIKFEEKVEDGGERWSAPHIPVLPLHSLFQLRTCLQEGKMLLDLEAPTFKEIIDKVLSGQPEETELQPELRERLADLLLRQPRHQPTKSLLWLIHELILSPCRGKAKSWSEPGAQLSKTPLKEQLRNQFKKKVPPGAEVAHVVVGEVEFLEKPFTAFIRLRQGVGLGSLAEVALPSRFLFILLGPQTKVKAYHEVGRAMATLLMDELFQRVAQQAEHREDLIAGMEAFLDELTVLPPRKWDPSTRIPPPSCLPSPYRRTTVHPPDWQSHSNGDMAAAGDRTGLGDLCPREELERTGRLFGGLLQDIRRKAPWYGSDFTDALHPQCLSAVLYIYLATVTNAITFGGMLGDATANMQGVLESFLGTAFAGSIFCLFSGQPLTILSSTGPVLVFERLLFSFSRDHSLDYLEFRLWIGLWVAFFGVVLVATEASHLVQYFTRFTEEGFCALISLIFIYDSLKKMLSLADAFPINWQYRLDNVTFYSCVCNLSIPGHSSARNDTLTPLPLAHQQPPAVPAGLSRTQCLGQGGHLLGTSCQYVPDVTLVSFLLFGGTFLSCTVLKHFRSSRYFPVGVRKLVSDFAVILAILTSCTVDTALGLETPKLLVPSELKPTNPARGWIIFPFGANPWWVCLVSAVPAVLVTILIFMDQQITAIILNRREYKLQKGAGFHLDLLCVSLLMAITSATGLPWYVSTTVISLAHMESLRKESASSAPGEYPKFLGIREQRLTGLAVFTLTGVSIFMAPILKYIPMPVLYGVFLHMGVEALNSIQLTDRVRLLLMPAKHQPDLAYLRHVPLRRVHLFTIIQLLCLALLWVLKSTVAAIIFPVMLLALVGIRKGLERIFSLHDLSWLDSLLPESTRKEAKRGQPREQEEESNGEEVGDVLGTTLFCSCPRRFCGVGAELGPS; the protein is encoded by the exons ATGCCTGTGACTGCCGGTGCTGGTGGCCATGACAGCCACAAGCCTGGAGCGGCCAGTGTGGCTCTCCAGATGACAGACACCCACCCACTGCCCAGATCAGAGGGCTGCAACCCTGAAGCTCCCTACCAGGCTTTTGGCTGCAGCATCTTCCCCTCCAGCATGGCCCCTGTGGCTAAGCAAGTCAGCGCTGCTCTGCAGATGGAGGAGATGGGGGACACCAGCCGCCCACTGCTCTTCATCCAGCTCAACCAGCTCCTCAGTaccccagcagggctggagtgGAGAGAGACAGCCAG ATGGATAAAGTTCGAGGAGAAGGTGGAGGATGGTGGGGAGCGGTGGAGTGCACCCCATATCCCAGTCCTCCCCCTGCACAGCCTCTTCCAGCTGAGAACATGCCTGCAGGAGGGGAAAATGCTCCTGGATCTGGAAGCCCCAACTTTCAAGGAAATAATTG ACAAGGTACTTTCCGGGCAGCCTGAAgaaacagagctgcagcctgagctgaGGGAGCGCCTGGCAGACCTCCTGCTCCGCCAGCCACGGCATCAGCCCACCAAATCCCTTCTGTGGCTCATCCATGAGCTTATCCTCTCTCCCTGCCGAG GGAAGGCCAAAAGCTGGTCTGAGCCTGGAGCCCAGCTCTCCAAAACACCTCTTAAGGAGCAG CTGAGAAACCAATTTAAGAAGAAGGTCCCACCGGGGGCTGAGGTAGCCCATGTTGTTGTTGGTGAAGTTGAATTCCTGGAGAAGCCCTTCACCGCCTTCATCCGCCTCAGACAAGGGGTGGGTCTCGGCTCGCTGGCCGAAGTTGCTCTCCCCAGCAG GTTCCTCTTCATTCTTTTGGGTCCCCAAACCAAAGTGAAAGCCTACCATGAGGTTGGCAGAGCCATGGCCACGCTGCTGATGGATGAG CTCTTCCAAAGGGTTGCCCAGCAGGCTGAGCACCGAGAGGACCTCATTGCAGGGATGGAGGCATTCTTGGATGAGTTGACTGTGCTTCCTCCCAGGAAATGGGACCCCAGCACCAGAATTCCTCCACCGAGCTGTCTGCCATCTCCATACAGGAG gaCCACCGTGCACCCACCAGACTGGCAGTCTCATAGCAATGGGgacatggcagcagctggggacagaaCTGGCCTGGGGGACCTATGTcccagggaggagctggagaggaCAGGCAG GCTTTTTGGGGGGCTGCTGCAAGACATCCGGAGGAAGGCGCCATGGTATGGCAGTGACTTCACTGATGCACTTCATCCCCAGTGCCTCTCAGCAGTGCTCTACATCTACCTGGCGACTGTCACCAATGCCATCACCTTCGGGGGCATGCTGGGGGACGCGACTGCCAACATGCAG GGGGTGCTGGAGAGCTTCCTGGGTACAGCCTTTGCTGGCTccattttctgcctcttttctgGCCAGCCCCTGACCATCCTCAGCAGCACCGGCCCTGTGCTGGTATTCGAGcgcctcctcttctccttcagCCG GGACCACAGCCTGGACTACCTGGAGTTTCGCCTCTGGATTGGGCTCTGGGTGGCCTTTTTTGGTGTGGTCTTGGTGGCCACCGAGGCCAGCCATCTGGTGCAGTACTTCACCCGTTTCACCGAGGAAGGCTTCTGTGCTCTCATCAGCTTGATATTCATCTATGACTCCCTGAAGAAGATGCTGAGCCTGGCAGATGCCTTCCCCATCAACTGGCAGTACCGGCTGGACAACGTTACCTTCTACAGCTGTGTCTGCAACTTGTCCATCCCTG GTCACAGCTCTGCAAGGAACGACACGCTGACCCCCTTGCCCCTGGCCCACCAGCAG cctcctgctgtcccagctggACTGAGTAGAACCCAGTGCCTGGGTCAAGGCGGGCATCTCCTGGGGACCAGCTGCCAGTATGTGCCCGATGTCACCCTTGTCTCCTTTCTGCTCTTCGGGGGCACTTTCCTCTCCTGCACTGTGCTCAAACACTTCAGGAGCAGCCGCTACTTCCCTGTGGGG GTGCGAAAGCTGGTGAGTGACTTTGCCGTCATCCTGGCCATCCTCACCTCCTGCACTGTTGACACTGCTCTGGGCCTGGAGACCCCCAAGCTCCTCGTCCCCAGTGAGCTGAAG CCCACAAACCCAGCACGGGGCTGGATCATCTTTCCCTTTGGAGCCAATCCATGGTGGGTCTGCCTGGTGTCCGCGGTGCCTGCCGTCCTTGTCACCATCCTCATTTTCATGGACCAGCAGATCACAGCCATCATCCTTAACCGCAGGGAGTACAAGCTGCAG AAAGGAGCAGGCTTTCACCTGGACCTCCTCTGTGTCTCCCTCCTGATGGCCATTACCTCTGCCACTGGCCTCCCCTGGTATGTCTCGACCACCGTCATCTCCCTGGCGCACATGGAGAGCCTGAGGAAGGAGAGTGCAAGCTCAGCCCCTGGCGAATACCCCAAGTTCCTGGGCATCAG ggagcagaggctTACTGGCCTGGCTGTCTTCACTCTGACAGGGGTTTCCATCTTCATGGCACCCATTCTTAAG TACATCCCAATGCCAGTGCTGTATGGGGTCTTTCTGCACATGGGGGTGGAAGCACTGAATAGCATTCAG CTCACAGACCGCGTACGGCTGCTCCTGATGCCAGCCAAACACCAGCCGGACCTTGCCTACCTCCGCCATGTGCCCCTGCGCCGGGTGCACCTCTTCACCATCAtccagctgctgtgcctggccctgctctggGTCCTCAAGTCCACCGTGGCTGCTATTATTTTCCCAGTGATG CTGCTGGCGCTGGTGGGGATCCGGAAGGGGTTGGAGCGCATCTTCTCCCTGCATGACctgagctggctggacagccttCTGCCCGAATCAACCAGGAAGGAGGCAAAGAGAGGACAAcccagggagcaggaggaggaaagcaatGGTGAGGAGGTAGGTGATGTCCTGGGCACTACGCTCTTTTGCAGCTGTCCACGGCGTTTCTGTGGTGTGGGGGCTGAGCTTGGCCCAAGCTAA